In Biomphalaria glabrata chromosome 11, xgBioGlab47.1, whole genome shotgun sequence, the following proteins share a genomic window:
- the LOC106054816 gene encoding uncharacterized protein LOC106054816 isoform X2 — protein sequence MAGGLFSSKRFLLLMIVFLMAGTVLFLTLSQSTAEVNKSTHLQQNVVVGEPKKNAGYLIKDQLPADERITEKPIQRKIEIPVHKPAVRRKNIVDNSGAMLYLQQYRDLFDARADLSNVDPNKNSTIVKWWQAAAMIDWYIHSPIRYKCENRVAVGNWHICQDSKYTIKPPCLVYSFGINFDFSFDDAMTKLGCEVHSFDPSMDKETHRRENNSTFHNLGLSNTNTDGFLPRKDGYVNKPQVWKMRTLKSVMKELGHEEKVIDVLKIDIEGHEWAVIDNMMETGVFKYVRQFMLEFHLFPDWPVKEDYVNLYQIYTRLREMGFSEYAVGPHPKTLKEDKFNNQGDSEYVNIFFEQNNNLEL from the exons ATGGCTGGAGGATTGTTCTCCTCAAAAAGGTTCCTATTGCTGATGATTGTGTTTTTGATGGCTGGCACAGTTTTGTTCCTCACTCTGTCCCAGAGTACCGCGGAGGTCAACAAAAGTACACATCTCCAACAGAACGTTGTCGTTGGCGAGCCCAAGAAGAACGCTGGGTATTTGATTAAAGACCAACTGCCAGCAGACGAAAGAATAACAGAGAAACCAATACAAAGAAAGATAGAAATTCCGGTCCACAAGCCTGCTGTACGTAGGAAAAATATTGTGGATAACTCAGGAGCGATGC TGTACTTACAACAATACAGAGATCTATTTGATGCGAGAGCGGACTTGTCGAACGTGGACCCTAACAAGAACAGCACTATAGTGAAGTGGTGGCAGGCTGCGGCGATGATAGATTG GTATATACATTCACCAATTCGCTATAAATGTGAAAACAGAGTAGCTGTTGGCAATTGGCACATTTGTCAGGATTCAAAATATACAATAAAGCCTCCTTGTCTTGTGTATTCATTTGG tattaaCTTTGACTTTTCCTTTGATGATGCCATGACAAAGTTAGGCTGTGAAGTTCATTCCTTTGATCCAAG TATGGATAAAGAAACACACAGACGGGAGAATAACTCTACATTCCACAACTTAGGTCTCAGTAACACAAACACTGATGGCTTCTTACCAAGAAAAGATGGCTATGTCAACAAACCTCAAGTCTGGAAGATGAGAACCTTGAAGTCTGTGATGAAAGAACTTGGTCATGAAGAG aaagtaattgatgttttaaaaattgacaTTGAAGGCCATGAGTGGGCAGTAATTGATAATATGATGGAAACAGGTGTTTTTAAATATGTCAGACAGTTTATGTTGGAGTTTCATTTATTTCCTGATTGGCCAGTCAAGGAAGACTATgtcaatttatatcag ATATACACAAGATTAAGAGAAATGGGTTTTAGCGAGTACGCTGTTGGGCCACACCCTAAAACTTTAAAAGAGGATAAGTTCAACAACCAAGGTGACTCtgaatatgttaatatattttttgaacaaaataacaatttgGAATTATGA
- the LOC106054816 gene encoding uncharacterized protein LOC106054816 isoform X1, translated as MKREANMAGGLFSSKRFLLLMIVFLMAGTVLFLTLSQSTAEVNKSTHLQQNVVVGEPKKNAGYLIKDQLPADERITEKPIQRKIEIPVHKPAVRRKNIVDNSGAMLYLQQYRDLFDARADLSNVDPNKNSTIVKWWQAAAMIDWYIHSPIRYKCENRVAVGNWHICQDSKYTIKPPCLVYSFGINFDFSFDDAMTKLGCEVHSFDPSMDKETHRRENNSTFHNLGLSNTNTDGFLPRKDGYVNKPQVWKMRTLKSVMKELGHEEKVIDVLKIDIEGHEWAVIDNMMETGVFKYVRQFMLEFHLFPDWPVKEDYVNLYQIYTRLREMGFSEYAVGPHPKTLKEDKFNNQGDSEYVNIFFEQNNNLEL; from the exons AGAAGCGAACATGGCTGGAGGATTGTTCTCCTCAAAAAGGTTCCTATTGCTGATGATTGTGTTTTTGATGGCTGGCACAGTTTTGTTCCTCACTCTGTCCCAGAGTACCGCGGAGGTCAACAAAAGTACACATCTCCAACAGAACGTTGTCGTTGGCGAGCCCAAGAAGAACGCTGGGTATTTGATTAAAGACCAACTGCCAGCAGACGAAAGAATAACAGAGAAACCAATACAAAGAAAGATAGAAATTCCGGTCCACAAGCCTGCTGTACGTAGGAAAAATATTGTGGATAACTCAGGAGCGATGC TGTACTTACAACAATACAGAGATCTATTTGATGCGAGAGCGGACTTGTCGAACGTGGACCCTAACAAGAACAGCACTATAGTGAAGTGGTGGCAGGCTGCGGCGATGATAGATTG GTATATACATTCACCAATTCGCTATAAATGTGAAAACAGAGTAGCTGTTGGCAATTGGCACATTTGTCAGGATTCAAAATATACAATAAAGCCTCCTTGTCTTGTGTATTCATTTGG tattaaCTTTGACTTTTCCTTTGATGATGCCATGACAAAGTTAGGCTGTGAAGTTCATTCCTTTGATCCAAG TATGGATAAAGAAACACACAGACGGGAGAATAACTCTACATTCCACAACTTAGGTCTCAGTAACACAAACACTGATGGCTTCTTACCAAGAAAAGATGGCTATGTCAACAAACCTCAAGTCTGGAAGATGAGAACCTTGAAGTCTGTGATGAAAGAACTTGGTCATGAAGAG aaagtaattgatgttttaaaaattgacaTTGAAGGCCATGAGTGGGCAGTAATTGATAATATGATGGAAACAGGTGTTTTTAAATATGTCAGACAGTTTATGTTGGAGTTTCATTTATTTCCTGATTGGCCAGTCAAGGAAGACTATgtcaatttatatcag ATATACACAAGATTAAGAGAAATGGGTTTTAGCGAGTACGCTGTTGGGCCACACCCTAAAACTTTAAAAGAGGATAAGTTCAACAACCAAGGTGACTCtgaatatgttaatatattttttgaacaaaataacaatttgGAATTATGA